A window of Prionailurus bengalensis isolate Pbe53 chromosome E1, Fcat_Pben_1.1_paternal_pri, whole genome shotgun sequence genomic DNA:
ACAATTACGGGGGATGCTAAAAATACTCCGGACTGATAAGAATTCAGTGATGCTATAGCAACAGAAAAGCCAAAATAGTAACACTTAAACAAGGAGAGGGTTTGTTTCTCGCCTGCAAATTCAGACAGGCCGTTCAGGGCTGCTATAGACGTCAGGGAGAACTCAATCTCTCTCCACCTTATTTCTGTTATTCATGAAAAGAGGCTTCCGCCCCACAGCCCAAGATGGCTGCTTAAGCCCCGTCCATTGCGTCCACATTTCGGCTAGCAGGAAGGACAACAGGGGATGGGATGGGTAGGCCCCTCCTTTTAAGAACACTTCCCGGAAGTGCATCCACTGGCCAGAACATGGTCACGTGGCCACGCCAAGATGCAGCTAGACAATCCGAGGAGAACTCCGTTGCCATGTCCCTGGTAATAGGTGACAAACCTGTGGAAGGGAAAAATGGACACTGGGAGACAAGTGGTAGATTCTGCCACATGGAGATTCCAAGGTTCAATTCGTATTTGGCTTGGGATCACGGGTCCAAATAATTAACACAACTACCTCAAGAACCATAGCAACGTGGCCCCTGTTGGACTCCCAGCTCTAAAGATGTAGGTTAGAGCCGTCAGATGAAATAAACCCATGTCTATGCAGCATCAACTTTCCTCACCAGACGACTATATGCACAATGGCAAACAACACTTAATAAATgtataagcacttaataaattcCTGAgtgagcacctggatggctcagtcagttcagtgtccgacttcggctcaggtcatgatctcacagttcgtgggttcgagccccacgtcaggctctgtgctgacagctgggagcctggagcctgctttggattttgtctccctctcgctctgcccctcccccactcatgctgtctgtctctctctctctctctcaaaaataaacattaaaaaaaaatatttttaataaaataagttaatgaTTCCTAAGAAAGCAGAAGACATTTAGAGACAAATAGCTCCTGTAAAAACCATAATGTACCCTGGTGAGCCTTCCAGTAATCTGTTTCCTTGGATATGTCACTCAATCGAAAATTCCATTTTATCGGCTATAAATCGGTATCGCACATAAATGGTTCGTcgtgaggatgaaatgaggtcAAACGTGTCCAAGTGCTTTGTAAACAGTAGAGTTTTATACAAATATAGAGTTATGCACCTTCAAGCTATCACTCCAACAAAGACTTATTCAATTAAAcatcttttgaaaaatttcaacaaGGTATAAATACATTCACAAAATAATCTGTTGGTTGAAAGACTCCAACAAAGTGTACAGAACCTGCAACAGAGTTTATAGACTCCTACAACAGCTTGGAGACTGTTACATATATTGCCTTAAGAAATACCATTAATACAAACGCATGATTTACAATACCCCCAttatagcaagaaaaaaaaaaatagattcataaGATAAAATGTCTTGTGGGCATTTATTATGCCAAGTATTCAAATGATTATTCTCACTATGACATAAGAATAATACTCTTTTAGTGATAAAAGAGAGATTTCATTAGGCCAAGGACCAACAAAGAGCCTACGGAAAGTGGCAAAGTGAAATCTGACCAACCCTTccgaaaaataaacagaacagcaGCAATCTCTAGGGGAGCCCCTAAACATAAACTAGgaaaattccatttacatgaattGGGCCCTAACTACGCGACTTGTTACAAATGAAAGGAAACGAACTTGACGAACTAGTTCACCACTGGCCCGCATTTGGTTTTTACCTGCCTGTGAGTGCCTAAGAAGTCTCATCACAAAGTATGTATTAAGTTGTAAAGTTAACAATTATTTCTAACTTCTAAATAAGCCAAagtgctcactctcactctcaccatggaagcaaaacttccTTCTGACGACGATCTACAAGACAAGTATGTACACATCTAGAGTTCTGAGAGACGGGGAACATCTTCCATATTCTGTGGGTCAAAACGCAAAGGTCTCCATTCATATGCACGTAAAGACACTTTCATTAACTTGAGACATATGGACATCACCTACGTAAACCGGGAACCAGTCTGGACAGTGTCTCTGGCCACACCATACTTTCGAGCCCCAGACGCTAGAGAGACAGTAAAAAACTTAACGTGAAAAcgacttttccaattttttaaagcaagagattaataaactggaaaaacaaacCCAACGTTCCTCCTTGCAACATGTACTCAGTTCCAAAAGGTTCAGAGTCCAGAATCTCTCCAGCCATTCCCCCGCGTAACCGAATACATGagctttctctcccctcttcagGAAGTCTGATCATCTCCAGTGTTCTGCAAGAGGGAAAAGAACCCCTTAATATCGAGAACAATTTTACTTAAAACACCAGACTTCAAAGCACTAGGAAAACAGCCCATCCTTGGAAGTGAAGCCGGTTGCTACACTGCCTCACCGTCCATGGCCCAATCATGTGAAAAATTACagacatgggggcacctgggtggctcagtgggttaagcttctgacttcggctcaggtcatgatctcacggtcagtgagttcgagccccgtgtcgggctctgtgctgacaggtcagagctcggaacctgtttcaaattctctctctttccctctctctctgcccctccccggcttgcacacATGTTTGTTAAGTATTCCATAAAAATGAAACACTACAAGAATTAGAAAGGATTGCATGAGTCACTGACCGCATCCAAATCACCCTCACATCCAGAAAACACTTGCCTGTCTTAACAGCTGCTTTCCGAGATACGATGTGGCCATGTTGGTTAAATTCTTCCTGCTGCCCACTTTGCACCTGATGTACCCATACAGGTTGGCACCTTGTAGCACCACACCCATGATAACCACCGcctgggaagggaaaaataatcagCGGCTACTGGACTCAAACTGACTGAACTTTCTCTGTGCCATATGTGAAACAAGGCGGACTGTCgcgggaaaaagaaggaaaaaggaagctcTCGGATGAGGCTTATGCCAATGAGACTCCTTCACTTGGCAGAACAGGCTTATCCAATACGAGCTGTGCACAAGGCACTTTGTCATCACCTCCCCCCCAGACAAATAATTCTTAAACACATATTCTAAATACCAGGTGCCAGGCCAGTCCCTGGGGATGCGGTGGAGGGACCATTCTCTCTAGTACTTTCTATGGGTCTgtgaataaagatataaataaataaatgagagtcAGAAGAGACTCAAATGTTAGTTATTCCTTTAAGAATTacgaaagaggggcgcctgggtggcgcagtcagttaagcgtccgacttcagccaggtcacgatctcgcggtccgtgagttcgagccccgcgtcaggctctgggctgatggctcagagcctggagcctgtttccgattctgtgtctccctctctctctgcccctcccccgttcatgctctgtctctctctgtcccaaaaataaataaatgttgaaaaaaaaattaaaaaaaaaaaaaaaaaagaattacaaaagaatgaggggcacctggatggctcagtcagttgagcgtccgactcttggtttcagctcaggtcatgatttcagctcaggtcatgatttcatggttcgtgggatcaagccccaagtcgggctcgctctctctctctctccctctccttctgcctctccctggctcaccctctccctctctcaacataaataaacttaaaaaaaaaaaagaattatgaaaaaatgGCCATGAGATAGGTCAAGTTCAATAAACCGAGAGCATGCAGAGGGGAATCTTGGCTCTCTGCTAAGGTGTGTGTGACAACTGGCTTCTGGGAGAGCAAAGCAGCGCCCTGATGCAACAATCCACAGATGTTTGCCTCCTGTGACAGCGGGacgtggtggtggggggggggggggggcgcactaGGAGGAGATGTGCTTTGGCTGAGTTGTTTCTTCCTGGGGCCACATCCAGGAACCTATAGGTGACTCGACTAAGATCACTAAAAGAGAGAGTAAGAAACTCAAGCCTATTCTTtaaacataagggaagaaaaGTTAATTAGGACAATGTGGGGAGGACCCATGGTTAACCACTCTAGAACAGGGGTTGGCCAAGTGTTTCTACAAAGGCcagataacaaaatattttaggctttgcaggccatgtgATCTCTGTGGCACTCAACTGTGCCATTTTGGCCCCAAAGCAGCCACAGGCGACATGTAAACAAATAGGCAAGGCTACGTTcccataaaaatttataaaaacaggtgttGGGCTGGATTTGGCTTATAGTCCATGGcttgccaacccctgctctggAATAAACAACTCATCAACCCATCTGCTATTAAAAGGATTACCCGGGAAACGCTACATCTGTAAAAAACAACACGGCTAAACAGAGTATCTCTCTCCAATCCAGACTCACTCCCTTTAACCCTTAACAGGCTGTACAGCTGATTTTCAGGAGGTTAAAGGATTTGAATGTTTAATTAAGGAATAGGTTCATATTCCTAACAGTAGTGGAGCTATACCTACTGTTTTAAACTTGTGTCTCAGGGAAATAAACACATTAGAATTAGACAAGGTTGCTGGTTACCTGAGTAAACATAGAAcgatattttcatttaaatacatcTCTTTCGACTCATGTTTCTGAAatgggggcctgggtagctcagtcgactttggctcaggtcatgatctcgtggttcatgagttcgagccccgcatcgggctctgtgctgacagctcagagtctccctctctctctgcccctcccctgctcgcactctctttctccctctcgaaaataaataaacattaaaaaaaaattttcttttttaaataagttaaaacaaGCGGATGTCTGGCTTAAGATGGCATCGTGAAGCCAGACTTCAAGATCTCTCTACCCCTAATATATAACAGGTTTATGAAATACatgggtttggggcacctgggtggcttggtcagttgagagTCGGACTCTCGACTTCacctggggtcatgatctcacggttcacgggacTGAATcgcactgacaacacggagcttgcttgggaatctctctccccctctctctttgcccctcccccgctcatgctcgtgctcactccctctctctctctctcaaaataaactttaaaaaaatacatttgtttaaaaacgtaggatttaaaataaaaggcaaacaagCTGGTACTGATAAACGTTGGAGAAAAAGGGCTTGTGGTCAGAGAGCGAGCCAGCTTGGTTTTGTCCCACCCAATTCTCAAAATCCCCAAAGAAGCTCCAAATGATCGCCACCCCAACAGCCTGGAGGCAGAAGTCCAGAGGACACAGACAGATAGCCCCGGCGATAAAAGGCAGAAACAGTCACGACTCCCATGGAACCAGCACACAACACAGGCAAGAAATCCCAGCGGCCTGCCACGAGCTGCCTCTCCGGTGACgaggaggagaagagaatgcACAGAAGGACAAGCAACCATCAAGTCCATGTTCCcggggggggcaggggtaggaAGAGGTTCCCGGAGAACCCGGGTGGTTGTAACCTAGGATCCCAAACCACCTTCCACAGAACCTCTCTCACCTGTTTTAGGGAGGTGGAAACGGTGTTAGACACAGACCGGGCTGACTCTCCCAGAGGGATGCGAAGGCCCCAGGGCCCCACAAACCACCTAAAGCAAGAGGGTAGCACCAGCAGGGAGCACACGCCCACCCAGGGAAAGGAACCATACGACCTAAGAGAAGGCGAAGCCCAAGCAAGCCAACAAGGCAGCCAGAGGCCGGGCCGCGTCGTCCTCACACCTACTCTCAGGCCCCACCAAAGACTGTTCACGCTGTAGCTCAAAGTGGAGCCCAGAAATCTGACACCACCGGGGGGCGGTCAAGGAGAACTCAGCTACGCTAAGCCAAGGTCAAGACGAGGTCTGGACAGAGCTGCCTCTGTAAGCGTGAGCAAAATGGTGgtagggtggggaagggagaggcatCCAtgtaaaactgttaaaaaaaaaaaaaagaaagagaaagaaagaaaggaagaaagaaagaaagaaagaaagaaagaaagaaagaaagaaagaaagaaagaaagaaaaagaaaaataggaggaaaaagaagaagaaagcaagaaaggaataGACTATGTACAAAACACAGGTGAAGAAAcgattctgggggcacctgggtggctccgtgagttaagcagctgactctttatcttggttcaagtcatgatgtcgcagttggtgagttcgagccccacatcgggctcactcctgatagtgtggagcccacgtcagatcctctgtcccccctctctctcaaaaataaataaatattaaaaaaaagaaaagaaaaatggaaagacagtagAGGAGAACAGATAAAAATGACCCTATATAGAGGTAACTGGTCCCCCAGAATCAGAGAAGGCAAAAAATGGAacgtaaataaatttaaagacttGACAGAAGACAACCGTTCTGATTCAAAGCAAAACCTTGTGCCTACATATCAGAGGAGCATACAGTTTCCAGAAAACTCAATGCAGAAAGATAAACACAAAGACCCTCTGGATATACTGTAAAactttgagaataaaaaaaaaaaattcttcatccAGGGAGAAAAATGATTCACTCACTTACATGGAGGTTAAGTAAACCTGACCTCAGATTTCTCTGCAATATTCAATATAAGAAAATGAtaacgtaggggtgcctgggtggtcagctgttaagcatctgacttccgctcaggttatgatcttacagctcatgagtttgagtcctacatcggGTGGGCACGAGTCCCCCTTCGGAtgagcacaagccctgcttcaagtgagtcctgcttctctctctctctctctctctctctctcctcccacccctcaaaagaaaaggaagaaaagaaaagaagagaaaagaagacaaaagaagacaaaagaaaagaaaagaaaaaaagaaaggaaaggaaaggaaaagaaaagaaaaagggaagggaagggaagggaagggaagggaagggaagggaagggaagatgaTAATGTAACGTCTTCTAAAGGCTACGAGAAAGAACCTGGGACCTAAGGATATTAACCCAGCCAAGTCATCGACCAAGAATGAAGTCAAGGGGCTCACATCCTCAAACACGACAGGGCGAAAGGAAAGTAACACCTGCaagttttttggggaaaaaaaaaaaatacccagccATGAAATTTAGCCAACCAGGGGGTTAAAGGAAAAACTGCAGTTAAAAGAACtgaatcaatatatttaaaaacagatcaAAGACTGAACAACCGGTAAGAAAGGTTTCCAAGGGTGATTGTCAGGAACCTTGACAACAAGATGAATACCCCAGCAAACAAAACTCAGGCAATACAGGAAGGGAAGAAACCACAGGAGACACAGAGGAGGGTTTATCTCATTTCCTTTCCAACAGACTCTCGAGGTCAAGACACAGGCTTAAGGACGATACTTAAAACAACTAAAGTTAAGTCTATAAGCCGCAGAAATCCAAAGGcggaagcagggaggagggggaggaagcagggctgTTAACTGCACCGTCCTTCATAGCAGGGAACCGGTACAGGTTTCCTAATCCATGAAAGAGCAGATGAAACAAAGGTCTCAAGTAACAGAGAACTACTAGAAATGGCAAAAACACACCATAAACCTTCCAAATCCCAAAAAGACAAGTACGTATGTGCATACGCAAAGAAAAAAGAGCCTATGTAGcaaaacagacacaagaaaatattaaaaatgtgaggaaaaaacataataaaggccaaaCTATACCTGATATCGATAAATgttaagtgaggggcgcctgggtggctcagtcggttaagcacctgactcttgatttcagctcaggtcatgatctcacggtttgtgggttcaagccccgcatcgcacctgtgctgacagtgcagagcctgcttgggattctctctctctctctctctctctctctctctctctcaaaataaacttaaaaaaatcatttaaaaaaatactgagataAACTCAACTATGAAAACAAGACTCACAGTTTAGATCAAGTGATAGgttatattttccaaagatgatacAATATCCCATATGCTTTTCTAGAACCTCTTGATCCCCCTCATCAAGCTATCAAGCTTAGTTCCCATTCCACTGCAGTGGAGAAGTGGCAAAAGTGATGATGTTTGGGCCTTGATTGCTGCCATTGCCCGAactgtgtctcccccaaattctaATGTCGAAGTCCTAACCCAGTACCTCGGAATGTCACTGCATTCGGAGACATGGTTTTTAAAGAGCtgattaaggtaaaatgaagtcactggggggtggggaggggggtaccCTCATCCGGCATGACCGGCATCCTTGTaaaaagagattaggacacagacacgcagaggaaagaccacgtggaagaaagcagggaaagacggccatccacaagccagggagggaggccTCGGGaagaagaaatcaaccctgccaacatcttggTCTGGGTCTTCTAGCCTCCAGGAGTGTGAGAcaataaagttctgttgtttaagcctcccagAATGCAGCACTCCATCGGGACACCTGCAGCTAACACAGTTGTAGAAGGCAATTCAGCTTCTGAGCAGAACGCTCCCAGTTGGAGCTGTGACCCTCCAAGGAAGCAGTCTCACTGCCACGAAGCCACCATGCTGGGAGGAAACCCCAACTGGCCCTTCGGGAGCACAACGTGGAGAAGCCACCGGACCTCACAGAAAGGAGAGGCCTTACCGGCCTCCAGCCGCCCCAGCCACTAACTGCAACCACATGGAGCCCAGCCCACAACCTCCCAGACAAGCTCTCTCCAACTTCCTGaaccagaaactgtgagatcccAAGATGCCTCTTGTTTTAAGACGTTACATTCTGGGAAGATTTACGATATAACCAATGGACAACCGGAACAAATGACCAACTGATATTTTCAGAGAGGATCACTCTGTTAGTTCCAAACTAGGCTAAACGTGTTTGTCTGGAGTTTATTGAACATCCCCATCCAACAAGATAATAATGTGATAAATGTATGGTAACCTCTGTACCAGGTGGGTGAAGTCAAAATCCTGCTAGGCACTTGGGGAATTGGTGAAATGGGAACTCTGAGAGGATCCTGCTCTCCGGTtctcagagaaaggcagagttgGGACACCGGACTTGGGAAATTGGCGATGAAGCAGTCTATTCAAGAGAGTGAGGTCCCCAATGTTAACACCGATGGCCGCATACTGTGATCGTCCGTCAGACATCCTGATGAATCACTCGGTATGTCTACGCTGACACTCACCAGCCACTTCACTCTGAAGGAGAACAGCGCACTGAAGGCAAATATCACCCACAGCACCGGACAGGCAATAAGTCCTAACCAAAAGATTCTCGATTCGGCCTCGGAAACGGTTTTACTCTCTTGAGCAGAATCCTAAAAAAAGAGCGTGAGTTTAATAACCAATATTCTGGTATTTACCAGTAAAaagcttaacatttttaatgacAAACACCATAAcctaaaagtcaaataaattaatacaaatgACCCAAGTCCCACCCAAGTTAGAACCCCCCAAAGGACAGTTAGTGGACCCACCACGATTTAATCTTAAGAACTGGCTTAAATATGCTTTAACTCAAGAATCTGGTACCTTCAGGGCCCAGTGGACCGTCTGTCATGACCCAACACAGAAAACGTTGCTTGTGATGGACTTCTGTTCAATTCTCACTGCACCTAACACTGTTTATTCATGAGGAAGTTTGGAATCACACCTTAGGAGGTAAGGATCAAGGAAATCAAGGCTAGTCATCCTGGTCAGGGgtccagagaaagaaatggaatcaagGGATTCTGGACGATGACCACAGTGTTTCAGCAATCCCCAGAAAGTTTAACTTTCTTGTTTGACTTGCCTCCACGGTGGATTTTATGATACAAGGAGTACGGGCTCACTAAGCACAACACTGCTTGCTTGCAAGTGGTCCTTGTCTAGGTCCCTCCAAGCATCAGGCCAACAATGTAATTAGTAGCGTCTCCAAGaattctgtcctctgcctctcAAGCCGATCTCCAGGGGAACCTGAATGTTCACCGCAGATGAGCAGGCTCACCCAAAACAGATCGGCGTCCCCTGGGGCTCCTGAAGGCAGGGGCTTAAAGGAGAGACGGCTCTGATCAATTCAGATTTTCTATCCACTTGTaatccttctttttcttgttcctgcGCACACGGGGCAGTGGACCATGGGGACAAGGACAGAACAAGCTATTGGAAGCAGTTCTCTCCTAACAGGAAGAAATCCCCGGAGGTACCAGGCGAGGCAACACAACGCGGTGGGTCCTCAGAGATGCTTTATCAGCAGCCCCTGATGGGCGGCTTAGCACACAGCACAAACTCTGACCCAACCTCCTGTCTCACAGGCTTCTTTCCCGTACGTGCCTTTCTTCCAATCTCAACTAGACAGAAAAACGCAGCTAAGCTTCGGGAGGCCGTCTGGTTTAGTGCTGACGGGCCGAGCAATGTGGGGTAGCACTTCCAGTCCTGAACGCTTTGGCCGTCAACATGCAAGTGTAATCTACATGTAACTTACTGAAtgacactttgaaaaataaaaagggcagTTTACCTTCCTGGACTCAAACACCCAATGGCTTTTTCCATCTTCATCTATGTGATTCCACCAACGCAGACCAACCATGAGTCTACCTGTGacattctgagaaagaagaatacaTACACACgcgtttttaaaaagtgtcatttAAAGGCCTACGAGACCACATCTTGGCGCGAACACATCATCAACCAAAAAAATCGTGGGCTTTACCTCCACAATATCCAGTTAACAAAGACCACCACATACCAGGCCTGAATAAAACAATACAGGAAATGCAATGGCAGGACCCGCAGGGGTGGAGGTGACAGGGTGGGCGTGTCCATAAACATTACCCTtcttggggccctgggtggctcagtcggttaagcgggtgacttcggctcaggtcatggcctcatggttggtgagttcgagccccgcatcaggctctgtgctgacagctctgagcctggaacctgctttggattctgtgtctcctctctctctgcccctcccccactcatgctgtctgtctctgtcaaaaaataaataaacattaaaaaaaaaaaagaataggggcgcctgggtggcgcagtcggttaagcgtccgacttcagctcaggtcacgatctcgcggtccgtgagttcgagccccgcgtcaggctctgggccgatggctcggagcccggagcctgtttccgattctgtgtctccctctctctctgaccctcccccgttcatgctctgtctctctctgtcccaaaaataaataaacgttaaaaaaaaaaaattaaaaaaaataaataaataaaataaagacattcttggggttcctgggtggctcatttaagggtccgactttggctcaggtcataatctcgcagtttgtgggtttgagcccgtcggattctgtgctgacagctcagagcctggaacctgctttggattctgtgtctccctctctctctgcccctcccccgctcatgctttggctctcaaaaataagcattaaaaaaaaaaaaattacccttcTCTTTTTTGCTCATGAACTTGTGTCCTTTGTCTAATTCCCTAATGTGTACCTAAGCCCCATGCACTTTAGTTACTGAGACTACCTTTTCCCTACATATCCTGACTGCAGCTCCATATAACTGTGTGTCTCTAAAAATGGTGGTTCTGGACTGAAGGTTtgtgccccgcccccaccaaacCCATACGTTGAAACTCTTACCCCACCcccatgtgatggtattaggaggtcgGGCCTTTGTGGGCGATCAGGATGCGATGAGGTCATAGGACGGAGCGTTCGCGAATGGGATCAGTACCCTCTTAAGAGTCAGGAGAGTttacttcctctctctgctctgccatgtgaagataaaatgagaaagtggCAGTCCAGAACCCAGAAGAAGGCCCTCACCACAAGCTGACCATCCTGACaacctgatcttggacttccagcccctaGAATCGGAAAAAGAAGTTCCtactgtttataagccacccagtctatggtattcttaTAGCAGCCCACATTGACTAAGTTAAGACAGAGGTTATAGGCACTAATCCTCATTCAGCACCTCAAACGTACCAAGCTCTTTTCCTCTTACTAATGTAACAAATTACGACCAATGACTTTGACAGCTTTCTCAAGGTTTATTTACACCACTGATGTTTACTGAGCCCCTACTATGAGGTACTATCCCAGCTGCAAGTGTCATGGGGAAGAGAGGCAGTCAACCAGCACACGAAAGTGCCACCACCATCACCCGTGGGAAGGGAAGGGCGAGGGAGAGGCGGTGGGGGAGGAGTGTAGGTTGCCGTAACAGTCAAACAGAAATCTGATCTAGTCTGGGAGTCAGAAATGGCCTCCCTTGAGGAATCAACATtgggaataaaatttaaaggataaGTAGGAATCCCTAATGCgggagaatattttttaaggtttatttattgacTGTGAGAGACGGACAGAGGCagcaagtgggggggaggggggaggggggaggggcagagagagagggagagagagactcccaagccggctccgcaccgtcagcgcacagcccaaccGGGGATGTGAACCCACCAAccagatcatgacgtgagcagagaccaagagtcagatgctcaccgactgagccgcccaggcacccaaTGCAGAAGATGTTTAATCAGGGGTGCCCACTAACAGATTCAGGGGTTCTGTGAAACTTGGGGGAGGAAAAAGTTGTACCTTTATTTTCACCAACTTCTGAAGTTTAGTTTATCTTTAAATTATGAGTGCAGACAACAAACCACGGTAGAAGCAGCAGTACCCGTGACTTGGACCAATAAAAACCTGCAGACACCACAGCATAGCTTTTATGCTTGCCACTGCTTTGAAAGTAACTAGACATTCCAAAAGAAGCATGTATTGTAAAATCAGAAATTTGCCTTTTTAACGTTTCCATTATATTTCAATGTACGTGACTTCCTTTGAAATCTTATGTATTTTCCCTCACGTACTGAAAAGcgttcacaggggcgcctggttggctcactccacggagcgtgtgactcttgatttcagggttgtgagttcgagccccacactgggagtagagattacttaaatgaataaataaataaataaatataaataaatgagctcACAACTTCATGAGACTGTGAAAGGGGGTCCATGGCACAAAAAGGTTAGGAATCCGGGTGTTAAGGTGATTCGGGAATG
This region includes:
- the LOC122484987 gene encoding Golgi apparatus membrane protein TVP23 homolog B — encoded protein: MLQQDSNDDTEDVSLFDAEEETTNRPKKSKIRHPVASFFHLFFRVSAIVVYLLCELFSSSFIACMVTIILLLSCDFWAVKNVTGRLMVGLRWWNHIDEDGKSHWVFESRKDSAQESKTVSEAESRIFWLGLIACPVLWVIFAFSALFSFRVKWLAVVIMGVVLQGANLYGYIRCKVGSRKNLTNMATSYLGKQLLRQNTGDDQTS